The following are from one region of the Hydrogenophaga sp. BPS33 genome:
- the frr gene encoding ribosome recycling factor — translation MSTEDVRKTAEHKMLQSVESLKNGLMKVRTGRPNPALLDTVHVEYYGSMLPLSQVANLTLLDARTIGVAPWEKGMGAKIEKAIRESDLGLNPSSQGDLIRVPMPPMTEERRKELTKVVRGDGEAAKIAIRNLRRDANEAVKKLVKEKLASEDDDRRSQEDIQKLTDRMIAEVDRLVASKEQDILAV, via the coding sequence ATGAGCACCGAGGACGTCCGAAAAACCGCTGAGCACAAGATGCTTCAATCGGTGGAATCGCTCAAGAACGGGCTGATGAAAGTGCGCACGGGTCGTCCCAACCCGGCGCTGCTGGACACGGTTCACGTTGAGTATTACGGTTCCATGCTGCCGCTGTCGCAGGTGGCCAATCTCACGCTGCTGGACGCGCGCACCATCGGTGTGGCTCCGTGGGAAAAAGGCATGGGCGCGAAGATCGAGAAGGCCATTCGCGAATCCGATCTGGGTTTGAATCCGTCGAGCCAGGGCGACCTGATCCGCGTGCCCATGCCACCCATGACGGAAGAGCGCCGCAAGGAACTGACCAAGGTCGTGCGCGGCGATGGTGAGGCCGCGAAGATCGCCATCCGGAACCTGCGCCGCGATGCGAACGAAGCGGTGAAGAAGCTGGTCAAGGAAAAGCTGGCCTCGGAAGACGACGACCGCCGTTCGCAGGAAGACATCCAGAAGCTCACCGATCGCATGATCGCCGAGGTGGACCGCCTGGTGGCGTCCAAGGAACAGGACATCCTCGCGGTCTGA
- the bamA gene encoding outer membrane protein assembly factor BamA: MKKNSFGLRGLTLSALATALLAALPAWAVDPFTLRDIRVEGLQRVEPGTVFASLPFRIGDQYNDDQGSTAIRSLFALGLFSDVRLQINGDVLVVIVEERPTVADIGFTGIKEFDEEVLKKALRDIGLTEGRPFDKALADRAEQELKRQYINRSMYAAQVVTTVTPGERNRVNLNFSVVEGDIAKIREIRIVGNQAFSESTLRNLFDLDTGGWLSWYTKSDRYSRAKLNADLETLRSYYLSRGYLEFRIDSTQVAISPDKQDMSVTVNVTEGDRYVVKSVALEGEYLGREQEFKSLVTMRAGQAYNAEDETSTVKAFTDYFGAFGYAFAQVEPTRDIDRANKQVSFVIRSQPARRVYVRRINVEGNNRTRDEVIRREFRQLESAWYDSDRIRLSRDRVDRLGFFTSVEVDTQPVPGTPDQVDMTITVAEKPTGNLTLGAGYSQAEKLSLIAGIRQENVFGSGNYLGIDVNTSDYNRQVVVSTVDPYFTADGISRAIDVYYRTTTPYSQQGGDYRLVTPGATIKFGVPFSEQDTVFFGIGVEQTRIEPGTGLPDAYDQYRNDFGETSRSIPLTLGWSRDGRDSALVPTQGRLQRFNTEWGVAGDTRYIKANYQFQQYFPLTKQYTLAFNGEIGYGKGLGGRPYPLFKNFYGGGLGSVRGFDQGTLGPTSLIRTGVSAGEQVNIGGNRSLALSAEFITPFPGAGNDRTLRMFGFVDVGNVYGENDTRPNARDLRASVGVGLSWISPVGPLRFALAHPIRKFPNDRIQKFQFQIGTSF; this comes from the coding sequence ATGAAAAAAAACTCTTTCGGTCTTCGCGGCCTGACCCTTTCTGCGCTCGCGACGGCCTTGTTGGCGGCCCTTCCGGCTTGGGCCGTTGATCCGTTCACCCTGCGCGACATCCGCGTCGAAGGCCTGCAGCGCGTTGAACCCGGTACGGTATTCGCGTCCTTGCCTTTCCGCATCGGCGACCAGTACAACGACGACCAGGGCTCGACCGCGATCCGCTCTCTCTTTGCACTAGGCCTGTTCAGCGATGTGCGCTTGCAGATCAATGGCGATGTGCTGGTCGTGATCGTGGAGGAGCGGCCGACCGTGGCCGACATTGGCTTCACCGGTATCAAGGAATTCGATGAAGAGGTGCTGAAAAAAGCGCTGCGCGACATCGGCCTGACCGAAGGCCGGCCGTTCGACAAGGCCTTGGCCGACCGCGCCGAGCAGGAACTCAAGCGCCAGTACATCAACCGCAGCATGTACGCAGCCCAGGTGGTGACCACGGTCACGCCGGGCGAGCGCAACCGGGTCAACCTGAATTTCAGCGTGGTCGAGGGCGATATCGCCAAGATCCGCGAAATCCGCATCGTGGGCAACCAGGCGTTCTCCGAGTCGACGCTGCGCAACCTGTTCGACCTCGACACCGGCGGTTGGCTCAGCTGGTACACCAAGTCCGACCGCTATTCGCGCGCCAAGCTCAACGCCGACCTCGAAACCCTGCGCTCGTACTACCTCTCGCGCGGCTATCTCGAATTCCGCATCGACTCCACCCAGGTCGCCATCTCGCCCGACAAGCAGGACATGTCGGTCACCGTCAACGTCACCGAAGGCGATCGCTACGTGGTCAAGTCGGTGGCATTGGAAGGCGAGTACCTCGGACGAGAACAAGAGTTCAAGTCCTTGGTGACCATGCGCGCGGGCCAGGCCTACAACGCCGAAGACGAAACCAGCACGGTCAAGGCCTTCACCGACTATTTCGGTGCCTTTGGTTATGCCTTTGCGCAGGTCGAGCCCACGCGGGATATCGACCGCGCCAACAAGCAAGTGTCCTTCGTGATCCGTTCCCAGCCGGCGCGCCGTGTGTACGTGCGGCGTATCAACGTCGAAGGCAACAACCGCACGCGCGACGAAGTCATCCGCCGCGAGTTCCGCCAGCTCGAATCGGCCTGGTACGACAGCGACCGCATCCGGCTTTCGCGCGACCGTGTGGACCGTCTGGGTTTCTTCACTTCGGTGGAGGTCGATACGCAACCCGTGCCGGGCACGCCCGATCAGGTGGACATGACCATCACGGTGGCGGAGAAGCCCACCGGCAACCTGACCCTGGGCGCAGGCTACTCGCAGGCCGAAAAGCTGTCGCTCATTGCTGGTATCCGGCAAGAGAACGTGTTCGGCTCCGGCAACTACCTGGGCATCGACGTCAACACCAGCGACTACAACCGCCAGGTGGTTGTGAGCACCGTGGACCCCTATTTCACCGCCGATGGCATTTCGCGCGCCATTGACGTCTACTACCGAACCACGACGCCGTACTCGCAACAAGGGGGTGACTACCGCCTGGTCACGCCTGGTGCGACCATCAAGTTCGGTGTGCCGTTCAGCGAGCAGGACACGGTGTTCTTCGGTATCGGTGTCGAGCAGACCCGCATCGAGCCGGGCACCGGTCTGCCGGACGCGTACGACCAGTACCGCAACGACTTTGGCGAAACGAGCCGCTCGATTCCGCTGACGCTGGGCTGGTCTCGCGACGGGCGCGACAGTGCCTTGGTGCCCACGCAAGGCCGTTTGCAACGCTTCAACACCGAGTGGGGCGTGGCGGGCGATACCCGCTACATCAAGGCCAATTACCAGTTCCAGCAGTACTTCCCGCTGACCAAGCAGTACACGCTGGCTTTCAATGGCGAGATCGGCTATGGCAAGGGACTGGGAGGGCGCCCGTACCCGCTGTTCAAGAACTTCTACGGCGGTGGCCTGGGTTCGGTGCGCGGCTTCGACCAAGGTACCCTGGGTCCCACCTCGCTCATTCGCACGGGGGTGTCCGCCGGCGAGCAGGTCAATATCGGTGGCAACCGCAGCCTGGCGCTCAGTGCCGAATTCATTACACCGTTCCCGGGTGCGGGGAACGACCGTACGCTGCGCATGTTCGGCTTTGTGGACGTGGGCAACGTGTACGGCGAAAATGACACCCGTCCCAACGCGCGCGACCTGCGCGCTTCCGTGGGGGTCGGCTTGAGCTGGATCTCGCCCGTTGGCCCCTTGCGCTTCGCTCTGGCACACCCTATCCGGAAATTCCCGAACGATAGAATCCAGAAATTCCAGTTTCAGATCGGAACCTCCTTTTGA
- the pyrH gene encoding UMP kinase, with amino-acid sequence MPAYKRILLKLSGEALMGDDAFGINRATIVRMVEEIAEVTRLGVQVAIVIGGGNIFRGVAGGSVGMDRATADYMGMLATVMNSLALADTMEKAGLVARVMSAIAIEQVVEPYVRPKALQYLEEGKVVVFAAGTGNPFFTTDTAAALRGAEIGAEIVLKATKVDGVYTADPNKDPKATRYATITFDEAMGKNLQVMDATAFALCRDQKLPIKVFSIFKPGALRKVVHGDDEGTLVHV; translated from the coding sequence ATGCCAGCCTACAAACGGATTCTGCTGAAACTGTCGGGAGAGGCCCTCATGGGCGATGACGCTTTCGGCATCAACCGGGCCACCATCGTTCGCATGGTGGAGGAAATCGCTGAAGTCACACGCCTGGGCGTCCAGGTGGCCATCGTGATCGGGGGGGGCAATATCTTCCGCGGCGTGGCGGGCGGCTCCGTCGGCATGGACCGCGCCACCGCCGACTACATGGGCATGCTGGCCACTGTGATGAACTCGCTTGCGCTGGCCGACACCATGGAAAAAGCAGGCCTTGTCGCGCGCGTGATGTCGGCCATTGCCATCGAGCAGGTGGTCGAGCCCTATGTGCGTCCCAAGGCACTGCAGTACCTCGAAGAGGGCAAGGTGGTGGTCTTCGCCGCGGGCACCGGCAATCCCTTCTTCACGACCGACACCGCCGCGGCTTTGCGTGGCGCCGAGATCGGCGCCGAGATCGTGCTCAAGGCCACCAAGGTCGATGGCGTCTACACCGCCGATCCGAACAAGGACCCGAAAGCCACCCGCTACGCCACCATCACCTTCGACGAGGCGATGGGCAAGAATCTGCAGGTGATGGACGCCACGGCTTTCGCGCTGTGCCGCGACCAGAAGCTGCCCATCAAGGTGTTCTCCATCTTCAAACCCGGTGCACTGCGCAAGGTGGTGCACGGCGATGACGAAGGAACCCTGGTTCATGTTTGA
- the uppS gene encoding polyprenyl diphosphate synthase, with translation MVSTASSSLAPAKLPRHVAIVMDGNGRWAQKRWMPRVAGHKQGVETLRAIVRACIERGVPALSVFAFSSENWNRPVDEVSGLMDLLVLALSREVPSLEKSGVRLHFPGDRSGLSARVVQGLEAAERSTAHNSTLVLNVCFNYGGRWDVVQAARRLAQKGIEITEESLSQSTALAHVGDPDLLIRTGGELRISNFLLWQSAYTELVFTDCLWPDFDAAELDRAFGEFARRDRRFGRTAEQQVDAQPVVDKRHA, from the coding sequence ATGGTTTCAACCGCCTCCTCATCGCTCGCGCCGGCCAAGTTGCCACGGCACGTGGCCATCGTGATGGATGGAAACGGCCGCTGGGCGCAGAAGCGTTGGATGCCTCGCGTGGCGGGGCACAAACAAGGCGTGGAGACCTTGCGCGCCATCGTCCGGGCTTGTATCGAGCGTGGCGTGCCAGCGTTGTCGGTGTTCGCGTTCTCTTCCGAGAACTGGAATCGGCCGGTGGATGAGGTCTCCGGCCTGATGGACCTGCTCGTCCTGGCGCTGTCGCGCGAGGTGCCCAGCTTGGAGAAGAGCGGCGTGCGGCTGCATTTCCCGGGGGATCGCAGCGGTTTGTCGGCGCGGGTGGTGCAAGGTCTGGAAGCGGCGGAGCGCAGCACTGCCCACAACAGCACCCTGGTGCTGAACGTGTGCTTCAACTACGGTGGTCGCTGGGATGTGGTCCAGGCCGCGCGGCGCCTGGCGCAGAAGGGCATCGAGATCACCGAGGAAAGCCTCTCGCAAAGCACCGCCTTGGCGCATGTCGGCGACCCCGACCTGCTGATCCGCACCGGTGGCGAGCTGCGCATCAGCAACTTCCTGCTCTGGCAGTCGGCCTACACGGAACTGGTGTTTACCGATTGCCTGTGGCCCGATTTCGACGCGGCCGAACTGGACCGGGCGTTCGGCGAATTCGCACGGCGTGACCGTCGCTTTGGCCGCACCGCCGAACAGCAGGTGGATGCCCAGCCGGTGGTGGACAAACGGCATGCTTAA
- the rseP gene encoding RIP metalloprotease RseP: protein MLTLVAFVVALGLLIAVHEYGHYRVAVACGVKVLRFSVGFGKPLLRWKKKGSPTEFVLCALPLGGYVRMLDEREAPVDEAERHLAFNTQPLRSRAAIVAAGPAANLLLAIAIYALVNWTGVDGPKPILATPVAGSVAERAGLQGGDWVAEVATNDTEPRAVASFEDLRWRLTQAALSSEDVTLWVASQEGGATRPVRLALSELDVREADATLFRHIGIQAPWSAPVVGEVMNGGAAAAAGLREGDVVRRVDDQPVGDGQGLRTRIRAASGPAGEPVEQRWEIARDGQTMVLAVRPVPEQQAGVWVGRVGAYIGALPAMTTVRLGPVEGLVKGVERTWEVSWLTLKMMGRMLIGEASVKNLSGPLTIADYAGKSASLGITSYLLFLALISVSLGVLNLLPLPVLDGGHLMYYLWEAVTGRSVSDAWMERLQRGGVMVLMALMFVALFNDVARLAG, encoded by the coding sequence ATGCTCACTCTTGTTGCTTTCGTGGTGGCCCTGGGCCTGTTGATCGCCGTGCACGAGTACGGCCATTACCGTGTGGCCGTCGCCTGCGGCGTGAAGGTGCTGCGCTTCTCGGTGGGATTCGGCAAACCCTTGCTGCGCTGGAAGAAGAAGGGCAGCCCGACCGAATTCGTTCTCTGCGCGCTGCCCTTGGGGGGTTACGTGCGCATGCTCGACGAACGCGAGGCGCCCGTGGACGAGGCCGAGCGGCACCTGGCCTTCAACACCCAGCCCCTGCGCTCGCGCGCCGCCATCGTCGCCGCAGGCCCCGCGGCCAACCTGTTGCTGGCCATTGCGATCTATGCGTTGGTGAACTGGACGGGTGTGGACGGGCCCAAGCCCATTCTGGCCACGCCCGTGGCCGGGTCGGTGGCCGAACGCGCGGGCTTGCAGGGGGGTGATTGGGTTGCCGAGGTGGCGACCAACGACACCGAGCCGCGTGCTGTGGCTTCGTTCGAGGATCTGCGTTGGCGCCTGACGCAGGCCGCGCTCTCCAGCGAGGACGTGACCTTGTGGGTCGCTTCGCAGGAGGGCGGGGCGACCCGTCCCGTCCGCCTGGCGCTGAGCGAACTCGATGTGCGCGAGGCGGACGCCACGCTGTTTCGCCACATCGGCATCCAGGCGCCCTGGAGCGCACCGGTCGTGGGGGAGGTCATGAACGGCGGTGCCGCAGCGGCTGCGGGCCTGCGCGAGGGCGACGTGGTGCGCCGCGTCGACGACCAGCCCGTGGGCGATGGACAAGGCTTGCGCACCCGCATCCGCGCGGCGAGCGGACCTGCGGGTGAGCCGGTCGAGCAGCGCTGGGAAATCGCGCGCGATGGCCAGACCATGGTGCTGGCGGTCCGGCCCGTGCCCGAGCAGCAGGCGGGCGTGTGGGTGGGTCGCGTGGGCGCCTACATCGGCGCATTGCCCGCGATGACGACCGTGCGCCTGGGCCCGGTGGAGGGTCTGGTGAAAGGCGTGGAGCGAACCTGGGAAGTCTCCTGGCTCACGCTCAAGATGATGGGGCGCATGCTCATTGGCGAGGCCTCGGTCAAGAACCTCAGCGGGCCGCTCACGATTGCCGACTACGCGGGCAAGTCGGCCAGTCTTGGTATCACGTCTTACCTGCTGTTTCTGGCGCTCATCAGTGTGAGTCTGGGCGTGCTGAATCTGCTGCCGCTGCCGGTCCTCGATGGTGGGCACCTGATGTATTATCTTTGGGAGGCTGTGACTGGGCGCAGCGTGTCTGATGCCTGGATGGAGCGCCTGCAGCGAGGGGGTGTCATGGTTCTCATGGCACTCATGTTCGTCGCCTTGTTCAACGATGTGGCCCGCCTGGCTGGCTGA
- the ispC gene encoding 1-deoxy-D-xylulose-5-phosphate reductoisomerase, translated as MTHRPQAITVLGSTGSIGTSTLDVIARHAAHYSVFALTAATQVDAIFAQCQQFQPRYAVMASPAHAQELALRVRGAGLKVEVLSGPKALCDVSEAPEVDAVMAAIVGAAGLAPCLAAARAGKKVLLANKEALVVGGELFMQAVRQGGATLLPIDSEHSAVFQSLPDDPSTWSRRVEKIVLTASGGPFRDRDPDTLREATPEQACAHPNWVMGRKISVDSATMMNKALEVIEASYLFGMPGEQIEVVIHPQSVIHSMVQYTDRSVVAQLGTPDMRGPIAYGLSWPERIVSGAAALDFAKLGSLSFEEPDGRRFPGLRLAWDALGGPAGTTAVLNAANEVAVDAFLGRRLRFDQIHAVNHATLQAVSPSKPGSLEDLLAIDGQARTRALAEVGRLAV; from the coding sequence ATGACCCACCGTCCCCAAGCCATCACCGTTCTGGGTTCCACCGGCTCCATCGGTACCAGCACCCTGGATGTCATCGCACGCCATGCGGCGCACTACAGCGTGTTCGCGCTGACCGCCGCGACCCAGGTGGATGCGATCTTCGCCCAATGCCAGCAGTTCCAGCCGCGTTATGCCGTGATGGCCAGCCCGGCACACGCACAAGAACTCGCGCTGCGCGTGCGTGGGGCGGGCTTGAAGGTGGAGGTGTTGTCGGGCCCGAAGGCTCTGTGTGATGTAAGCGAAGCGCCCGAGGTGGACGCGGTGATGGCGGCCATCGTCGGCGCCGCCGGCCTGGCGCCCTGCCTGGCTGCGGCGCGGGCCGGCAAGAAGGTGCTGCTGGCCAACAAGGAAGCGCTGGTGGTCGGTGGCGAGTTGTTCATGCAAGCGGTGCGCCAGGGCGGGGCCACGTTGCTGCCGATCGACAGCGAACACTCGGCGGTGTTCCAGTCCTTGCCCGATGACCCGAGCACCTGGTCGCGCCGGGTGGAAAAGATCGTGCTCACCGCCTCGGGCGGGCCGTTTCGCGACCGCGATCCCGATACCCTGCGCGAAGCCACGCCGGAGCAGGCCTGCGCCCACCCGAACTGGGTCATGGGCCGCAAGATTTCCGTCGATTCGGCCACGATGATGAACAAGGCCCTGGAGGTCATCGAAGCCAGCTACCTCTTTGGCATGCCAGGCGAGCAGATCGAGGTCGTGATCCATCCCCAGAGCGTGATCCACTCGATGGTGCAATACACCGACCGTTCCGTGGTGGCACAACTCGGCACACCGGACATGCGCGGTCCGATCGCGTATGGCCTGTCATGGCCCGAGCGCATCGTCTCGGGCGCGGCGGCACTGGACTTTGCCAAGCTAGGGTCTCTGAGTTTCGAAGAGCCCGACGGGCGGCGCTTTCCCGGCTTGCGCCTGGCCTGGGATGCCTTGGGTGGGCCTGCGGGCACCACCGCCGTCCTGAACGCGGCCAATGAGGTGGCGGTGGACGCGTTTCTGGGCCGGCGCTTGCGCTTCGACCAGATTCACGCGGTCAACCATGCAACTTTGCAGGCTGTGAGCCCCTCCAAACCCGGCAGCCTCGAAGACCTCCTGGCCATCGATGGACAAGCGCGCACGCGGGCGCTGGCCGAGGTGGGCCGCCTGGCGGTCTGA
- a CDS encoding phosphatidate cytidylyltransferase, which translates to MLKQRIITAVLLLAVLLPALFYPSIELFAALSLLMIVAAGWEWARLNACGPKLSLGLGIGLGVLLACVWLAGGLGWSLRPLWLALGVLWVLMAVVMLRRGVSGWSRWPAGLRVCIGMVWIACAWLAMVQARQVGLVFLLSVLCLVWMADIAAYFGGKAFGKRKLAPGISPGKSQEGALSGLLGVLLLAACWLLVDPEGGSLYARLWADGPAWAVAGVVFLVAMSVAGDLVESLVKRSAGAKDSSQLLPGHGGVLDRVDALLPVLPLAMMLITI; encoded by the coding sequence ATGCTTAAGCAGCGGATCATCACGGCGGTGCTGCTGCTGGCGGTTTTGTTGCCCGCCTTGTTCTACCCTTCGATCGAGCTCTTTGCGGCCCTGTCCCTGCTGATGATCGTGGCGGCCGGTTGGGAGTGGGCCCGGCTCAACGCCTGCGGGCCGAAGCTGTCCCTGGGGTTGGGCATCGGCCTGGGCGTTCTGCTGGCGTGCGTCTGGCTCGCCGGTGGCTTGGGCTGGTCGTTGCGCCCGCTTTGGTTGGCGCTGGGCGTGTTGTGGGTCCTCATGGCCGTGGTGATGCTGCGGCGCGGTGTGTCGGGCTGGTCGCGATGGCCCGCCGGACTTCGTGTGTGCATCGGCATGGTGTGGATCGCATGCGCCTGGCTGGCGATGGTGCAGGCGCGCCAGGTCGGCCTGGTTTTTCTGCTGTCGGTGTTGTGCCTGGTCTGGATGGCGGACATCGCGGCCTACTTCGGCGGCAAGGCCTTCGGCAAGCGCAAGCTGGCGCCCGGTATCAGTCCGGGCAAGAGCCAGGAGGGCGCGCTCAGTGGCCTGCTAGGCGTGCTGCTGCTCGCCGCCTGCTGGCTTCTGGTCGACCCTGAAGGCGGCAGCCTGTATGCCCGGCTCTGGGCCGATGGTCCCGCCTGGGCTGTCGCAGGTGTGGTGTTCCTGGTCGCCATGAGCGTGGCCGGCGATCTGGTGGAGTCCCTGGTCAAGCGCAGTGCCGGCGCCAAGGATTCCAGCCAGTTGTTGCCCGGCCATGGGGGCGTGCTGGACCGGGTGGATGCGCTCTTGCCGGTGTTGCCGCTGGCCATGATGCTCATCACAATTTGA